The following are encoded in a window of Amycolatopsis lexingtonensis genomic DNA:
- the helR gene encoding RNA polymerase recycling motor ATPase HelR, producing the protein MSNQGYDEELRDERAYIAGLYARLDREREQARARYHASLGETGIALVERDADVRIRAREAARLNVVDNGLCFGRLDALSGERGYIGRIGLFDGENDYEPLLLDWRAPAARPFYVATAASPENMRRRRQFHSLGRRVTGFADEVFGRPGAGERGDAALLAAVTAPRGEGMRDIVATIQAEQDEIIRLGHAGVLVVEGGPGTGKTAVALHRVAYLLYTRRERMSRTGVLVVGPSPLFLDHIGRVLPSLGESDVVFLTTGDLVPGLRVTAEDAPEVARLKGSLKMVGVLAAAVADRQRVPDEPVPVELADVTVDLDRDVAAEARLEARRSGLPHNEARAVFGEHVIAMLAERAVAKIGEGWLTRADRGAWADLRADVREELAEHEQLDATLSGLWPELTPETLLAPLYMSPRRLAAAGADPALFRADGGAWTVSDVPLLDELVDLLGRDEAADRAAARRQAAEEAEYSAGVLDVLKLDREELDEDVLLSAENLLYAEDLAERFVERDPRDLAERAAADRDWTYGHIVVDEAQELSEMDWRVLMRKCPSRSFTIVGDLAQRRSAAGATAWGPMLAPYVGDRWQYRELTVNYRTPAEIMTVAGALLARFAPDARPPESVRACGVRPWSRQVADGELRDAIEDFARDEDGRAGTAVVIGPPGVPGAVPPSATKGLEFDAVLVVEPERILAEGARGAAELYVALTRATQRLGVLHREPLPAVLSGLAPAGVPARAGHRRFV; encoded by the coding sequence TTGTCAAATCAGGGGTACGACGAGGAATTGCGGGACGAGCGCGCGTACATCGCCGGGCTGTACGCGCGGCTCGACCGCGAACGCGAACAGGCGCGGGCCCGCTACCACGCGTCGCTGGGGGAAACCGGGATCGCGCTGGTGGAACGGGACGCCGACGTGCGCATCCGGGCCCGGGAGGCGGCGCGGCTGAACGTCGTCGACAACGGGCTTTGCTTCGGACGGCTGGACGCCCTTTCGGGCGAACGCGGCTACATCGGCCGGATCGGCCTCTTCGACGGCGAAAACGACTACGAGCCCCTTCTGCTGGATTGGCGGGCGCCGGCGGCGCGCCCGTTCTACGTCGCCACCGCGGCGTCGCCGGAAAACATGCGCCGCCGTCGCCAGTTCCATTCCCTCGGCCGCCGGGTCACCGGGTTCGCCGACGAGGTGTTCGGCCGTCCCGGCGCCGGCGAACGCGGGGACGCGGCGCTCCTGGCCGCGGTCACCGCACCCCGGGGCGAGGGCATGCGGGACATCGTCGCGACGATCCAGGCCGAGCAGGACGAGATCATCCGGCTCGGCCACGCGGGTGTCCTGGTGGTCGAGGGTGGCCCGGGCACCGGGAAGACCGCCGTCGCGCTGCACCGCGTCGCCTACCTGCTCTACACCCGGCGCGAGCGGATGTCCCGCACCGGCGTGCTGGTGGTCGGGCCGAGCCCGCTGTTCCTCGACCACATCGGCCGCGTGCTGCCTTCGCTCGGCGAATCGGACGTCGTCTTCCTGACCACCGGCGACCTCGTCCCCGGCCTGCGCGTCACCGCCGAAGACGCGCCGGAGGTGGCGCGGCTCAAGGGATCTTTGAAGATGGTCGGCGTCCTCGCCGCGGCCGTCGCCGACCGGCAGCGGGTGCCGGACGAACCGGTGCCGGTCGAGCTGGCGGACGTCACCGTCGACCTCGACCGGGACGTGGCGGCCGAAGCCCGGCTCGAAGCCCGCCGGTCGGGCTTGCCGCACAACGAAGCCCGCGCGGTGTTCGGCGAGCACGTGATCGCGATGCTCGCCGAGCGCGCCGTGGCGAAGATCGGCGAAGGCTGGCTGACCCGGGCGGACCGCGGGGCGTGGGCCGATCTCCGCGCCGACGTCCGCGAAGAGCTGGCGGAGCACGAACAGCTCGACGCCACGCTCAGCGGGCTGTGGCCGGAGCTGACGCCGGAGACGCTGCTGGCGCCGCTGTACATGTCGCCGCGCCGGCTGGCGGCCGCCGGCGCCGATCCCGCGTTGTTCCGCGCGGACGGCGGCGCCTGGACGGTGTCGGACGTGCCGCTGCTCGACGAGCTCGTCGACCTGCTCGGCCGCGACGAGGCCGCCGACCGGGCGGCCGCACGCCGTCAGGCAGCCGAAGAGGCCGAGTACTCCGCGGGCGTCCTGGACGTCCTCAAGCTGGACCGCGAGGAGCTGGACGAGGACGTCCTGCTGTCGGCGGAAAACCTGCTGTACGCCGAAGACCTGGCCGAGCGGTTCGTCGAGCGCGACCCGCGCGACCTCGCCGAACGCGCGGCCGCGGACCGCGACTGGACGTACGGGCACATCGTCGTCGACGAGGCGCAGGAACTGTCCGAAATGGACTGGCGGGTGCTGATGCGGAAGTGCCCGAGCCGGTCGTTCACGATCGTCGGCGACCTCGCCCAGCGCCGGTCCGCGGCCGGGGCGACGGCGTGGGGCCCGATGCTGGCGCCGTACGTCGGCGACCGGTGGCAGTACCGGGAACTGACCGTGAACTACCGGACACCCGCGGAGATCATGACCGTCGCCGGCGCCCTGCTGGCGCGGTTCGCGCCGGACGCGCGGCCGCCGGAATCGGTGCGCGCGTGCGGGGTCCGGCCCTGGTCCAGACAAGTTGCGGACGGCGAATTGCGTGACGCCATCGAAGATTTCGCCCGCGACGAGGACGGCCGTGCGGGCACGGCCGTCGTGATCGGCCCGCCGGGCGTGCCCGGCGCGGTACCGCCGTCGGCCACCAAGGGCCTGGAGTTCGACGCCGTGCTCGTCGTCGAACCCGAGCGGATCCTGGCCGAGGGCGCGCGTGGCGCGGCCGAGTTGTACGTCGCGCTCACCCGTGCCACGCAGCGCCTCGGGGTGCTGCACCGGGAACCGTTGCCGGCGGTGTTGTCGGGGCTCGCCCCGGCCGGAGTTCCGGCGCGGGCCGGGCACCGGCGGTTCGTGTAG
- a CDS encoding Lrp/AsnC family transcriptional regulator, whose amino-acid sequence MGDDSRARGLDNTDRSLIALLQQDGRASFTALAKAVGLSEGAVRQRVQRLLRDDLMQIVAVTDPVNVDLTRQAMVGISVDGADPREVANKLSELPNVHYVVLCAGRYDLLAELVCRDDDHMLEVLGEEIRQIPGVSGTELFVYLKLAKQNYSWGRLTA is encoded by the coding sequence ATGGGTGACGATTCACGTGCGCGCGGACTGGACAACACGGACAGATCGTTGATCGCCCTGCTTCAGCAGGACGGCCGCGCGTCGTTCACCGCGCTCGCGAAGGCGGTGGGGCTTTCGGAGGGAGCCGTCCGCCAGCGCGTGCAGCGGCTGCTGCGCGACGACCTCATGCAGATCGTGGCGGTGACCGACCCGGTCAACGTCGACCTGACCAGACAGGCGATGGTCGGGATCAGCGTCGACGGCGCCGATCCGCGCGAGGTCGCGAACAAGCTGTCCGAACTGCCGAACGTGCACTACGTCGTGTTGTGCGCCGGGCGGTACGACCTGCTGGCCGAACTGGTCTGCCGGGACGACGACCACATGCTCGAAGTGCTCGGCGAGGAGATCCGGCAGATCCCGGGCGTCTCCGGGACCGAGCTGTTCGTGTACCTCAAGCTGGCCAAGCAGAACTACTCCTGGGGCCGGCTCACGGCGTAG
- a CDS encoding APC family permease, whose translation MSEAVALGAAPAVPGKGLRGGTLGMVSSMVIGMSSTAPAYSIAATLGLIVLAGTGFKAAAFVLLSFVPVLFVAIAFRELNTAEPDCGTNFTWAARAFGPHAGWFTGWVVTVAQLLVMSSQSALTGRYTLLLFGASDAADNRWVTTAIGAAWLLALCWLCYRGIEVSARAQWILLGVELVVLVLFSVVALVRVFEGTAGPQASVPSLDWLWPGGVGAGTAVSAVLLAVFIYWGWESSLSVNEESADPRHAPGRAAVLSTVLLVLNYLLVTVAALAFAGVGTEGIGLGNEANSDDVLAGLGGAVFGDGTAGKVLGVLLIVSVLTSGAATSQATIMPAARTTLSMASHGALPRVFGRVHPKFRTPSVATWTFGLVSLAVYVLLALISDNVLADSVDAVGLTIAIEYTMTALACVWVFRRTLFASARNFLLRGLLPFLGGVFFLAVLGFALIEYARPDAGETTVFGIGGVAVIGVVSIVLGIPLMFAVHRACRDFFAGRRLPRGVVRRGGDVIEPG comes from the coding sequence ATGTCGGAGGCCGTGGCGCTCGGCGCCGCTCCCGCCGTCCCCGGGAAGGGACTGCGCGGCGGGACCCTGGGCATGGTGTCGTCGATGGTCATCGGGATGTCGTCGACCGCTCCGGCGTATTCGATCGCGGCCACGCTCGGGCTGATCGTCTTGGCGGGCACCGGCTTCAAGGCCGCCGCGTTCGTCCTGCTGTCGTTCGTTCCGGTGCTGTTCGTCGCGATCGCGTTCCGCGAACTGAACACCGCGGAACCCGACTGCGGGACGAACTTCACGTGGGCGGCGCGCGCGTTCGGCCCGCACGCCGGGTGGTTCACCGGCTGGGTCGTCACGGTCGCGCAGCTGCTGGTGATGAGCAGCCAGTCCGCGCTCACCGGCCGGTACACGCTGCTGCTGTTCGGCGCCTCCGATGCCGCGGACAACCGGTGGGTCACGACGGCGATCGGGGCCGCGTGGCTGCTCGCACTGTGCTGGCTCTGCTACCGCGGCATCGAGGTGTCCGCGCGGGCGCAGTGGATCCTGCTCGGCGTCGAACTCGTCGTCCTCGTGCTCTTCTCGGTCGTCGCGCTGGTCCGCGTCTTCGAGGGGACGGCCGGACCGCAGGCGTCGGTCCCGAGCCTGGATTGGCTGTGGCCGGGCGGGGTCGGCGCCGGCACCGCGGTCTCGGCGGTGCTGCTCGCCGTGTTCATCTACTGGGGCTGGGAAAGCTCGCTGTCGGTCAACGAAGAGTCCGCCGACCCGCGCCACGCGCCGGGCCGCGCGGCGGTGCTCTCGACCGTGCTGCTGGTGCTGAACTACCTGCTTGTCACGGTCGCCGCGCTGGCCTTCGCCGGCGTCGGAACCGAGGGCATCGGGCTGGGCAACGAGGCGAATTCCGACGACGTCCTCGCGGGTCTCGGTGGCGCGGTGTTCGGGGACGGCACCGCGGGCAAGGTGCTGGGCGTGCTGCTGATCGTCTCGGTGCTGACCAGCGGCGCGGCCACCAGCCAGGCGACGATCATGCCGGCGGCGCGCACGACGTTGTCGATGGCCAGCCACGGCGCGCTGCCCCGCGTCTTCGGGCGCGTGCACCCGAAGTTCCGGACGCCGTCGGTGGCCACCTGGACGTTCGGGCTCGTGTCGCTGGCGGTGTACGTGCTGCTCGCGCTGATCAGCGACAACGTGCTGGCGGACTCGGTCGACGCGGTCGGCCTGACCATCGCGATCGAGTACACGATGACGGCGCTCGCCTGCGTCTGGGTGTTCCGCCGGACGCTCTTCGCGAGCGCGCGCAACTTCCTGCTGCGCGGCCTGCTGCCGTTCCTCGGCGGGGTGTTCTTCCTGGCCGTGCTGGGGTTCGCGCTGATCGAGTACGCGCGGCCGGACGCGGGCGAGACGACGGTGTTCGGCATCGGCGGCGTCGCGGTGATCGGGGTGGTGTCGATCGTGCTGGGGATACCGCTGATGTTCGCGGTGCACCGCGCCTGCCGCGACTTCTTCGCCGGGCGCCGCCTGCCGCGTGGCGTGGTGCGCCGTGGCGGCGACGTCATCGAACCGGGCTAG
- a CDS encoding FAD-dependent monooxygenase, with protein MDADVIVVGAGPVGLFLAAELKLAGAEPLVLERRETPSEEPRARGLGALATEALWRRGLGEQLAAAHVDGTKDLARDHGSTRGHFANIFKIVPDDDRPRTNIWQPELERVLAKHAEGVRVLRGHEVTALESDVDGVTVTAGKTWRARYVVGCDGGRSTIRKLAGFGFPGTPALLRTIAGQARFAGDVPPAGRYPGGTFLRGGSMVGVTEPASAPEPVTAAGFAASVRRVTGADVVVEEFREERRFTDQARQADTYRRGRVLLAGDAAHVHSPSGGQGLNLGVPDAANLGWKLGAVLRGDKPEAFLDTYTRERHPAGEAVLRNTRAQSALLAPGPHVDALREIVAEVMDLPEANRYFAQLLAGTEIRYDFPYPAGRPAGEHCPDVEIVDDSGRKSRLHEHTRTGRGLLLTTEHPADPRVDVVPATNTGPLLLRPDGVIAWAGEGPLDVALDTWF; from the coding sequence ATGGATGCCGACGTGATCGTCGTGGGCGCCGGTCCGGTGGGCCTGTTCCTCGCCGCGGAGCTCAAGCTCGCGGGCGCCGAACCGCTGGTCCTCGAACGGCGGGAAACCCCTTCCGAAGAACCCAGAGCACGCGGCCTGGGCGCGCTGGCGACCGAAGCGCTGTGGCGCCGCGGTCTCGGCGAGCAGCTCGCCGCCGCCCACGTCGACGGCACGAAGGACCTCGCCCGCGATCACGGCAGCACCCGCGGCCACTTCGCGAACATCTTCAAGATCGTGCCCGACGACGACCGGCCGCGGACCAACATCTGGCAGCCGGAACTGGAGCGCGTCCTCGCGAAGCACGCCGAGGGCGTCCGGGTCCTGCGCGGCCACGAGGTCACCGCGCTCGAGTCCGATGTGGACGGCGTCACGGTCACCGCGGGGAAGACCTGGCGCGCCCGCTACGTCGTCGGGTGCGACGGCGGCCGCAGCACGATCCGCAAGCTCGCCGGGTTCGGCTTCCCGGGGACACCCGCGCTGCTGCGCACGATCGCCGGCCAAGCGCGGTTCGCCGGCGACGTCCCGCCGGCCGGGCGCTACCCCGGCGGCACGTTCCTGCGCGGCGGCAGCATGGTCGGGGTCACCGAACCCGCGTCAGCCCCGGAGCCGGTCACCGCGGCCGGGTTCGCCGCGAGCGTCCGGCGCGTCACCGGCGCGGACGTCGTCGTCGAGGAGTTCCGGGAAGAACGGCGGTTCACCGACCAGGCCCGCCAGGCCGATACCTACCGCCGTGGCCGCGTCCTGCTCGCCGGCGACGCCGCGCACGTCCACTCGCCCAGCGGCGGCCAGGGCCTCAACCTCGGCGTTCCCGACGCGGCCAACCTCGGCTGGAAGCTCGGCGCCGTCCTCCGCGGCGACAAGCCCGAAGCCTTCCTCGACACCTACACCCGCGAACGGCACCCGGCCGGCGAAGCGGTGCTGCGCAACACGAGGGCGCAGTCGGCGTTGCTCGCGCCCGGCCCGCACGTCGACGCGCTGCGGGAGATCGTCGCGGAGGTCATGGACCTGCCCGAGGCGAACCGGTACTTCGCCCAGCTCCTGGCCGGGACCGAGATCCGCTACGACTTCCCGTACCCCGCCGGGCGACCGGCCGGCGAACACTGCCCGGACGTCGAAATCGTCGATGACAGCGGCCGGAAGTCCCGGCTGCACGAGCACACGCGCACCGGCCGCGGCCTCCTGCTGACGACCGAGCACCCCGCCGACCCGCGCGTCGACGTCGTCCCGGCGACCAACACCGGACCGCTGCTGCTCCGGCCGGACGGCGTGATCGCCTGGGCCGGCGAAGGCCCCCTCGACGTCGCCCTCGACACCTGGTTCTAG
- a CDS encoding TetR/AcrR family transcriptional regulator C-terminal domain-containing protein — MPLEVADAVRVALKLLEDEGLDKLTVRRLATELGVKAPALYWHFRNKRALLDHLTDAIVAPVVAGLPASGPWLAWLEEAGFALHTALLAHRDGARVALGADLRVARALGELAERATGVLHDAGFPLGEATRAAGLLVHFVLGRAVEDQTRLPPAEEAAAIASASFPFPLMARGLRERAGSTVEADFRYALGVLLAGLDATSRGRGG; from the coding sequence ATGCCGCTGGAAGTCGCCGACGCGGTGCGCGTCGCGCTGAAACTGCTGGAAGACGAGGGTCTCGACAAGCTGACCGTACGGCGGCTCGCCACGGAGCTCGGCGTCAAAGCGCCCGCGTTGTACTGGCACTTCCGCAACAAGCGCGCGCTGCTCGACCACTTGACGGACGCGATCGTCGCGCCCGTCGTCGCCGGGCTGCCCGCTTCCGGTCCGTGGCTGGCGTGGCTCGAGGAGGCGGGTTTCGCGCTGCACACGGCGTTGCTCGCGCACCGCGACGGCGCCCGCGTCGCCCTCGGCGCGGACCTCCGGGTGGCCCGCGCGCTCGGCGAACTCGCCGAGCGCGCGACCGGCGTCCTGCACGACGCCGGCTTCCCGCTCGGCGAGGCGACCCGCGCGGCCGGGCTGCTGGTGCACTTCGTGCTCGGCCGGGCCGTCGAGGACCAGACGCGGCTGCCGCCCGCCGAGGAGGCCGCGGCGATCGCGTCGGCGTCGTTCCCGTTCCCGCTGATGGCCCGTGGCCTGCGCGAACGCGCCGGGTCGACGGTCGAGGCCGACTTCCGGTACGCCCTCGGTGTGCTGCTCGCCGGGCTGGACGCGACTAGCCGAGGTCGCGGCGGCTGA
- the lysA gene encoding diaminopimelate decarboxylase: protein MTLSELLPSLGCEAADHLEPGVWPRSTRLGEDGELLFAGARVSHLAARFGTPSYLIDEQQVRDTAREYRETLPDVEVAYASKALCTRSVLRWVAEEGLSLDTCSAGEIAVARSIGFPAERMLLHGNAKTPEDLKAALGYGVRRIVVDSLDEIEQLGALAHGGQQVMIRVTPGVAAGAHAAISTGAEGQKFGFSLLDGVPDNVDAAARAVLAQPGLRLAGLHCHIGSQVSRVDRYEAAARRMAEVLVRLRDTHGVTLRELDLGGGHAVPYGCGEPAFDLGGYSRRLRVALAYECAAHDFPLPRLTIEPGRAIVGPAGITVYRVCAVKRGSRTFVAVDGGMSDNARPSLYGARYTTRMVGRRSTAKRVTMTVVGRHCEAGDILADGIALPADLRAGDLLAVPCTGAYHHSLASNYNQVGRPPLVGVRNGVATLLVRRETEEDLSRRDLG, encoded by the coding sequence GTGACGCTCAGCGAGCTTCTTCCCAGCCTCGGCTGCGAAGCCGCCGATCACCTCGAGCCAGGAGTCTGGCCGCGAAGCACCCGACTCGGCGAAGACGGCGAGCTCCTCTTCGCCGGCGCGCGAGTCAGTCACCTCGCCGCCCGCTTCGGGACGCCGTCCTACCTCATCGACGAGCAGCAGGTCCGCGACACCGCCCGCGAGTACCGCGAGACGCTCCCTGACGTCGAGGTCGCCTACGCGAGCAAGGCTCTCTGCACCCGCTCCGTGCTGCGCTGGGTCGCCGAGGAGGGGTTGTCGCTCGACACCTGCTCGGCCGGGGAGATCGCCGTTGCCCGCTCGATCGGCTTTCCCGCCGAGCGCATGCTGCTGCACGGCAACGCGAAGACGCCCGAAGACCTGAAGGCCGCGCTCGGCTACGGCGTGCGGCGGATCGTGGTCGACTCGCTCGACGAGATCGAGCAGCTCGGCGCGCTCGCCCACGGCGGGCAGCAGGTGATGATCCGGGTGACGCCGGGCGTCGCGGCCGGGGCGCACGCCGCCATCAGCACCGGTGCCGAGGGGCAGAAGTTCGGGTTTTCACTGCTCGACGGCGTGCCCGACAACGTCGACGCCGCGGCCCGGGCCGTCCTGGCGCAACCCGGGTTGCGGCTGGCCGGCCTGCACTGCCACATCGGTTCGCAGGTCTCGCGGGTCGACCGGTACGAAGCCGCCGCGCGGCGGATGGCCGAGGTGCTCGTCCGGCTGCGGGACACCCACGGCGTCACGTTGCGGGAGCTCGACCTCGGCGGCGGGCACGCCGTGCCGTACGGGTGCGGTGAGCCCGCGTTCGACCTCGGCGGGTATTCGCGACGGCTGCGCGTGGCGCTCGCCTACGAGTGCGCGGCGCACGACTTCCCGTTGCCCCGCTTGACGATCGAGCCGGGCCGGGCGATCGTCGGGCCGGCCGGGATCACGGTGTACCGCGTGTGCGCGGTCAAGCGCGGCAGCCGCACGTTCGTCGCGGTCGACGGCGGCATGAGCGACAACGCGCGGCCGTCGCTCTACGGCGCCCGGTACACGACGCGCATGGTGGGCCGGCGCTCCACCGCGAAGCGCGTCACGATGACCGTCGTCGGCCGGCACTGCGAGGCCGGCGACATCCTGGCCGACGGCATCGCGCTGCCCGCCGACCTGCGCGCGGGCGACCTGCTGGCCGTGCCGTGCACCGGCGCGTACCACCACTCGCTGGCGTCGAACTACAACCAGGTCGGCCGCCCGCCGCTGGTCGGCGTGCGGAACGGCGTCGCGACGCTGCTGGTGCGCCGCGAAACCGAGGAGGACCTCAGCCGCCGCGACCTCGGCTAG
- a CDS encoding sigma factor-like helix-turn-helix DNA-binding protein produces MVPALDLAVASDSHLAPRPAAAVPWLQPAPDDLLDVAIARETVELAFLAAVQYLPPRQRAVLILRDVVGWSAKETAIALETTPASVSSSLQRARAELKEQLPARRTEWRAESSGAERAVVSRYIAAITAADDTAIAAVLSDDVRCSHQPGAGGHRGPEPTWYRGLATVLEGWAPVLHGAVPMELRMVPVRANGGPAVATYLRHDGRFHAFGLNVLSIGGGRVTEVTTFAAGVFGKFGQPLVLEP; encoded by the coding sequence GTGGTCCCGGCGCTGGACCTGGCCGTGGCTTCCGATTCGCACTTGGCGCCCCGGCCGGCCGCGGCGGTCCCGTGGCTGCAGCCGGCGCCGGACGACCTGCTGGACGTGGCGATCGCCCGGGAGACGGTCGAGCTGGCGTTCCTCGCCGCCGTCCAGTACCTCCCGCCCCGGCAACGTGCGGTGCTGATCCTCCGCGACGTCGTCGGCTGGTCGGCGAAGGAGACGGCGATCGCGTTGGAGACAACCCCCGCTTCGGTGAGCAGCTCGCTTCAGCGTGCACGAGCCGAGCTGAAGGAGCAGCTGCCCGCGCGGCGCACGGAGTGGCGAGCCGAGTCGAGCGGTGCCGAGCGGGCGGTCGTCTCCCGCTACATCGCGGCGATCACGGCCGCGGACGACACGGCCATCGCGGCCGTGCTGAGCGACGACGTCCGCTGCAGCCACCAGCCGGGCGCCGGTGGTCATCGCGGCCCCGAACCGACTTGGTACCGCGGGCTGGCGACGGTTCTCGAAGGCTGGGCCCCGGTGCTGCACGGGGCGGTGCCGATGGAGCTGCGGATGGTCCCGGTCCGCGCGAACGGTGGCCCGGCCGTGGCGACGTACCTGCGCCACGACGGCCGGTTCCACGCGTTCGGCTTGAACGTGTTGTCGATCGGCGGCGGCCGGGTGACCGAGGTGACGACGTTCGCCGCGGGCGTCTTCGGGAAGTTCGGGCAGCCGCTCGTGCTCGAGCCTTAG
- a CDS encoding DUF6307 family protein encodes MTSTTAPVTRYQLRVDRVKDIVVEHTELSDAKALELAVLMVHELDTVPERIR; translated from the coding sequence ATGACCAGTACCACCGCACCCGTCACCCGCTACCAGCTGCGCGTCGACCGCGTGAAGGACATCGTCGTCGAGCACACCGAGCTCAGCGACGCCAAGGCACTCGAGCTGGCCGTGCTCATGGTGCATGAGCTCGACACCGTCCCGGAGCGGATCCGCTAA
- a CDS encoding RGCVC family protein, producing the protein MTTPAPDTSEETRSGTRCPSCPHPLGTHDAIARRYCAATTAGAAVDRGCVCGTPKDHVKAPEKPRADQ; encoded by the coding sequence ATGACGACCCCGGCACCGGACACGTCCGAAGAGACCCGTTCCGGCACCCGCTGCCCGAGCTGCCCGCACCCGCTCGGCACGCACGACGCGATCGCCCGCCGCTACTGCGCCGCCACCACGGCCGGCGCGGCCGTCGACCGCGGCTGCGTCTGCGGCACCCCGAAAGACCACGTCAAAGCACCAGAGAAGCCGAGGGCAGACCAATGA
- a CDS encoding fatty acid desaturase family protein — MTSTQLPDAAATAGSDFAELSRLIKAAGLLRRRRRHYAVRIGLNLLAFGGGWVAFAFLGDSWWQLFLAAFFAMMFAQLSFIGHDAGHKQIFRGRRANDVTGMVHGGLTGLSYGWWMSTHTRHHANPNNEDEDPDVDIAALAFSKAQSARKRGFLRWIAKYQAFLFFPLLLLEGLNLHVSSVKAVLRKDIRRRKLESALLIAHLAAYLTAVFVVLSPLTGIIFILVHQFLWGLYMGCSFAPNHKGMAMLSSGHKLDFLRKQVLTSRNVRGGPVADFVLGGLNYQIEHHLFPSMARPSLKHAQVIVRDFCARHGISYAECGWARSYGYVLQHLHEAGEPLRRRPAEVAA; from the coding sequence ATGACCTCTACCCAACTTCCGGATGCCGCGGCCACGGCGGGCAGTGATTTCGCCGAGCTGTCGCGCCTGATCAAAGCCGCCGGGCTCCTCCGGCGGCGGCGGCGGCACTACGCCGTGCGCATCGGGCTCAACCTCCTCGCGTTCGGCGGCGGCTGGGTCGCCTTCGCCTTCCTCGGCGACTCGTGGTGGCAGCTCTTCCTCGCCGCGTTCTTCGCGATGATGTTCGCGCAGCTGTCGTTCATCGGACACGACGCCGGGCACAAGCAGATCTTCCGCGGCCGCCGGGCGAACGACGTCACCGGCATGGTCCACGGTGGACTGACCGGGCTGAGCTACGGCTGGTGGATGAGCACGCACACGCGCCACCACGCCAACCCGAACAACGAGGACGAGGACCCGGACGTCGACATCGCGGCGCTCGCGTTCAGCAAGGCGCAAAGCGCCCGCAAGCGCGGCTTCCTGCGCTGGATCGCGAAGTACCAGGCGTTCCTGTTCTTCCCGCTGCTCCTGCTCGAAGGCCTCAACCTGCACGTTTCGAGCGTGAAAGCCGTGTTGCGCAAGGACATCCGCCGGCGCAAGCTCGAGTCCGCCCTGCTGATCGCGCACCTGGCGGCCTACCTCACCGCGGTGTTCGTCGTGCTCTCACCGCTCACCGGCATCATCTTCATCCTCGTGCACCAGTTCCTGTGGGGGCTGTACATGGGCTGCTCGTTCGCGCCCAACCACAAGGGCATGGCGATGCTGTCGAGCGGGCACAAGCTCGACTTCCTGCGCAAGCAGGTCCTGACCTCGCGCAACGTCCGCGGCGGCCCGGTGGCGGACTTCGTGCTGGGCGGGCTGAACTACCAGATCGAGCACCACCTGTTCCCGAGCATGGCCCGGCCCTCCCTCAAGCACGCGCAGGTGATCGTCCGGGACTTCTGCGCCCGGCACGGGATTTCCTACGCCGAGTGCGGCTGGGCCCGCTCCTACGGGTACGTGCTGCAGCACCTGCACGAAGCGGGCGAGCCCTTGCGGCGGCGGCCGGCGGAGGTGGCGGCATGA
- a CDS encoding dihydrodipicolinate synthase family protein has protein sequence MSVASTFEEQKRRLSGVVAIPVTPFDAEGAVDAGTYAKLVDRLITSGIEVVTPNGNTGEFYALDAAEARQCLEITVEATAGRASVLAGIGHDVASATRAATHARDAGADMIMIHQPVHPYVSGDGWVDYHAAIAGAVPELGVVLYVRNPAIAGEQLRALGEAAPNVIGVKYAVPDPVRFGSVARDAGFERFVWIAGLAELSAPGYFAVGATGFTSGLVNVDPATSLAMFRALSTGDYPAAMAVWERIRPFEELRAANGNANNVSVVKDALAQLGLCRADVRPPSRLLTAVERDQLFSMLSSWGLS, from the coding sequence ATGTCAGTGGCGAGCACGTTCGAGGAGCAGAAGCGCCGACTCTCGGGCGTGGTGGCCATCCCGGTCACGCCCTTCGACGCCGAGGGCGCCGTCGACGCCGGGACGTACGCGAAGCTGGTGGACCGGCTGATCACCAGCGGCATCGAGGTCGTGACGCCGAACGGGAACACCGGCGAGTTCTACGCGCTCGACGCCGCCGAAGCGCGGCAGTGCCTGGAAATCACCGTCGAGGCCACCGCGGGCCGGGCCAGTGTGCTCGCCGGCATCGGGCACGACGTCGCTTCGGCGACGCGGGCCGCGACCCACGCGCGGGACGCCGGGGCCGACATGATCATGATCCACCAGCCGGTGCACCCGTACGTCTCCGGCGACGGCTGGGTCGACTACCACGCGGCGATCGCCGGCGCGGTGCCGGAACTCGGCGTCGTGCTCTACGTCCGCAACCCCGCGATCGCCGGCGAGCAGCTGCGCGCGCTGGGCGAGGCGGCGCCGAACGTCATCGGCGTGAAGTACGCGGTGCCGGACCCGGTCCGGTTCGGCTCGGTGGCGCGCGACGCCGGCTTCGAACGGTTCGTCTGGATCGCCGGGCTGGCGGAGCTGTCGGCACCCGGCTACTTCGCCGTCGGCGCCACCGGCTTCACCTCGGGGCTGGTCAACGTCGACCCGGCGACGTCGCTGGCGATGTTCCGCGCACTGTCCACAGGGGACTACCCGGCGGCGATGGCGGTCTGGGAGCGGATCCGGCCCTTCGAAGAGCTCCGCGCCGCGAACGGGAACGCCAACAACGTCAGCGTGGTCAAGGACGCGCTCGCCCAGCTGGGCCTGTGCCGCGCCGACGTCCGGCCGCCGAGCCGCTTGCTGACCGCGGTCGAACGCGATCAGCTCTTCAGCATGTTGTCGTCGTGGGGACTTTCGTGA